The DNA segment ATGCGGGAATACAAGTTAAAAACTGAtatgaaaaaacaacaaaacggaCAAAGTTATAATGAAGATGATATGCAAAAACTCGAGTGTAAAGAAAACTGATGTGAATCAAAAACTTAACTATGTACAGTGAAAAAGTATCTTAAGAACTAAGGCGACATTGGGTGGGTGCTtgcttgtgttttgtgtgtttaaattTGTAACGCTAAATTTCGGAATTAATATATATCTCCAGGGTTAACTCTTGGGGCTCTTGCTATATatgttacagttacagttgcaATCCTCGACGAGGGGGAAATTGCTTAAAGCTTTTGCTGTACATCCATTTTGGTGGATGACTGTTTGCTTGGCTCCAGTTTCTCGTGATTTACAATGAACTTCTTGGCGCCAGAGAATCCCTGCTTATTGATGTAGAAACTCTTCTGGGCCACATCATCGACCGCAAGCCGATTGAGGAATGTGGCTGCCGCCTTGGCGCCACTGTCGCAGGAGGAGGATTCAATGCTGACGGTGGAACAACCACCAATGGAAGACGTTTCACTTTTCGCATCGTCCATCAAGGTGACATCATCGACCATGTCGTTGACCAACAACTGCGGCCCACCCAATGACGATGCCGTCGACAGTATGGACGAGGTGCGACTACGACACGTATTCGTTTCGCTCTCCGGTATCGAGATACCCTCATCAAtgctctgactctgactgttGCACATCGCATCCAACCCGTTGCCGGTTAACACGCTGCTGGGTGAAGCGGACACCGGTGATgggcagccgctgctgctgctgttgttgttattactgttGCcggtggcattgttgttggtgcagAGCTTAGAGATAAACAGCTTGGGCGTAATGCGACCATCGTAGGTGCCTGAATCGGGGCTGGGACAGACCGACGATGGCGATTGACACACGGGCGATGAGCCACGGCTGCAAGGGAAGGGAAACGTTGCATTAAACTGATTGGGATTTAGAAAAGTTAAGGAAACTACAAAACAGTTAAATATCCGGTTATCTATAAAATTGTctttcattgtttttctttgtttcagTAGTAAAGATATGGAATTGAACTGCACTATTATTTTGTAACATATAATCACATCCATTTgtgaaatttacatatatttttcaaaaaaagtcgaaaagaaaattaaagttaagGGAACATTTAGTTtgtgttttataattattacatcCTAAAGTTTggtttttaaacaattttctaaattttttttaattggattttcTTGTAAGGATGTGGGCgtgacaaaattaaaaatgtactttAGTTGTCGTCAGCACTAAACTGTATTGTCAGTAAGTTTGGCTTCTCTAACTTTAATAGTTTAGAAGATCTAGCTGTTTAGACGGATGGACAGACAGCAAGGCGGATGGTTATCTTAACATTCATCAAGAATGCAATAATTTAAGGCTACGCGGTTGCTTTTTACAGCCTACTACATAAATTTGTGATTGCGATTAGCCTCCATTACATtactaaaatatgcatagCAACATTACTCAATGGTAATCTTCTAGAGATTCGCTCTCACCTGTCTGTGAAGATCTTCTTGAGCGGCGGTGGGGAGTAGACGCTCCAGTTGCTCACGCCCGGAtagttgttgtcgctgtccaGCTCAAACTTGCGCTTAACCGGTCCCAGCGACGACGGACGCATCGCAATCGGCGACATCGAACGCCTGGTTGCGAAAGTGCGACGCGTCGGTGACGGCGAATAAGGCAAACGAATGCCAGCTCTATTGCTGGTTGGGCTGGGCGAAGAGCAACCGCTG comes from the Drosophila sulfurigaster albostrigata strain 15112-1811.04 chromosome 2L, ASM2355843v2, whole genome shotgun sequence genome and includes:
- the LOC133838256 gene encoding uncharacterized protein LOC133838256 isoform X2, with product MDTNASSNDEPSKTNSSSNDDGGVAAMDTLEPPATTKTLKRCLSVPIIRTNSSGTALPGKLTPMTTRAAAAAAAAAREHEHDEHEHEHKHDHAHRHAHEQTPKKDQGQVLPSHRSNLTIDCFGKNIHIRSQPNSREVSPAPMFNVFTPRARRYSASYSPALTAAGIGGGVMGGAAGGAASALCLTPRVSQLRQEECADLNSREVNHEREVHRDLKISQSWEDLTLVAENWSCKSDEFSNPLQVVLPQVGSGCSSPSPTSNRAGIRLPYSPSPTRRTFATRRSMSPIAMRPSSLGPVKRKFELDSDNNYPGVSNWSVYSPPPLKKIFTDSRGSSPVCQSPSSVCPSPDSGTYDGRITPKLFISKLCTNNNATGNSNNNNSSSSGCPSPVSASPSSVLTGNGLDAMCNSQSQSIDEGISIPESETNTCRSRTSSILSTASSLGGPQLLVNDMVDDVTLMDDAKSETSSIGGCSTVSIESSSCDSGAKAAATFLNRLAVDDVAQKSFYINKQGFSGAKKFIVNHEKLEPSKQSSTKMDVQQKL
- the LOC133838256 gene encoding uncharacterized protein LOC133838256 isoform X1; the protein is MSVKKSAGISEKKRTQNAEITHSMDTNASSNDEPSKTNSSSNDDGGVAAMDTLEPPATTKTLKRCLSVPIIRTNSSGTALPGKLTPMTTRAAAAAAAAAREHEHDEHEHEHKHDHAHRHAHEQTPKKDQGQVLPSHRSNLTIDCFGKNIHIRSQPNSREVSPAPMFNVFTPRARRYSASYSPALTAAGIGGGVMGGAAGGAASALCLTPRVSQLRQEECADLNSREVNHEREVHRDLKISQSWEDLTLVAENWSCKSDEFSNPLQVVLPQVGSGCSSPSPTSNRAGIRLPYSPSPTRRTFATRRSMSPIAMRPSSLGPVKRKFELDSDNNYPGVSNWSVYSPPPLKKIFTDSRGSSPVCQSPSSVCPSPDSGTYDGRITPKLFISKLCTNNNATGNSNNNNSSSSGCPSPVSASPSSVLTGNGLDAMCNSQSQSIDEGISIPESETNTCRSRTSSILSTASSLGGPQLLVNDMVDDVTLMDDAKSETSSIGGCSTVSIESSSCDSGAKAAATFLNRLAVDDVAQKSFYINKQGFSGAKKFIVNHEKLEPSKQSSTKMDVQQKL